The Halanaerobium praevalens DSM 2228 genome contains a region encoding:
- a CDS encoding HD-GYP domain-containing protein translates to MNRRLILQLENTGLKEIKIKSKAELKQAENKKKIAKEKYERNLEKFSDAYKKAYYMKKVDFKTVRSLSEEAMEISESLELKDTLKMTRDIDEYTYSHSLHVGILAHKFGKWLHLNQNRLCNLTTSALLHDIGKSRIKKEILTKPTSLTPAEYEEVKNHSEYGYQLLKKSNRFSKTIMGGVLTHHERYDGSGYPLGLKAKKIPLFGRIIGICDTFDAVTTDRPYQKSISPFGAIKMLDADFKSFDHRLKSLFIEKIPYSLIGDQVELSSGEIAKIVFINPVHPESPIVKVDDNYLDLAEESDLNIVSLVKDVEKAEAAVKAKK, encoded by the coding sequence TTGAATAGGCGTTTAATTTTGCAATTAGAAAATACAGGTTTAAAAGAAATAAAGATAAAAAGTAAAGCAGAGCTTAAACAAGCTGAAAATAAAAAGAAAATTGCTAAAGAAAAATATGAGAGAAACTTAGAAAAATTTTCTGATGCCTATAAAAAAGCTTATTACATGAAAAAAGTTGATTTCAAAACAGTTCGTAGTCTATCTGAAGAAGCAATGGAAATTTCTGAATCACTTGAATTAAAAGATACTTTAAAAATGACTAGAGATATTGATGAGTATACATATTCTCATTCTTTACATGTTGGTATTTTGGCCCATAAATTTGGTAAATGGTTACATCTAAATCAAAATCGTCTTTGTAATTTGACAACTTCCGCTTTACTCCATGATATTGGTAAAAGCAGGATTAAAAAAGAAATTTTAACTAAACCAACTTCTTTAACACCTGCAGAATATGAAGAAGTTAAAAATCATTCAGAATATGGTTACCAGTTACTTAAAAAAAGTAACAGGTTTTCTAAAACAATTATGGGAGGGGTTTTAACTCACCATGAGCGTTATGATGGTAGTGGTTATCCTTTAGGCTTAAAAGCTAAAAAAATACCGCTTTTTGGGAGAATTATCGGTATTTGTGACACCTTTGATGCTGTTACAACAGATCGCCCTTACCAAAAATCAATATCTCCTTTTGGAGCTATTAAAATGTTAGATGCAGATTTTAAATCTTTTGACCACCGCCTTAAATCCTTATTTATCGAAAAAATTCCTTATTCTTTAATTGGTGATCAAGTAGAATTGAGTAGTGGAGAAATTGCAAAAATTGTCTTTATTAATCCTGTTCACCCCGAATCCCCAATTGTCAAAGTTGACGACAATTACCTAGATTTAGCCGAAGAAAGTGATTTAAATATTGTAAGTTTAGTTAAAGATGTAGAAAAAGCAGAAGCTGCTGTTAAAGCTAAAAAATAG
- the nifJ gene encoding pyruvate:ferredoxin (flavodoxin) oxidoreductase, whose protein sequence is MAKQMKTMDGNTAAAHVAYAFTDVAAIYPITPSSPMAELVDSWSANGRKNIFDQEVKLTEMQSEGGAAGAVHGSLVAGALTTTFTASQGLLLMLPNMYKIAGELLPGVFHVSARTVATHALSIFGDHSDVMATRQTGVAMIASGSVQEVMDLAGIAHLASIKSSVPFMHFFDGFRTSHEYQKIEVLDYDDLAELVDYGKVSEFRHRALNPERPVTMGTAQNSDIFFQAREAANGFYDAVPDIVEEYMQEISEITGREYHPFNYVGAEDAKYIIVAMGSATDTIEETVKYLVDQGEKVGLIKVRLYRPFSEKYLMKALPETAEKIAVLDRTKEPGAVGEPLYEDVRSLFYDKEERPVVVGGRYGLSSKDTTPTQIKAVFDNLRKDEPKDNFTIGIKDDVTHTNLELEDHINTSPEGTVRCKFWGLGSDGTVGANKNAIKIIGDNTDKYAQAYFSYDSKKSGGVTVSHLRFGEQPIKSTYLIDEADYVACHNESYVDKFDMVEDLHDGGSFVLNCTWSEAELSEKLPAEMKKYIADHDINFYTINAVDLAQEVGLGQRINMVMQTAFFKVADIIPVDEAIEYLKEAIQKSYGHKGDKIVEMNNKAVDKALDALTKIEVPADWSDAEAEAAAEESEADVPEFVKNVLQVVNGQKGDELPVSTFVGREDGHFPPGLSQYEKRGIAINVPDWKIDTCIQCNQCSLACPHAVIRPFLLNEEEAANAPEGFETLDARGKQLEGLEYKIQVSPYDCTGCGVCAEVCPVDALEMTSFAEMAEKEADNWEYAVNEVSVKDDLMDPVNIKGSQFQEPLLEFHGACAGCGETAYAKLVTQLFGDRMLIANATGCSSIWGGSAPVSVYSTNPEGHGPAWANSLFEDNAEFGYGMLLANQQIRAKIADLMETAIELDLDSKLTELMQEMLDNYNDGEKTKEIKQKMMPLLAKYSDNEVIAEIVDRKEFITKKSQWIFGGDGWAYDIGYGGLDHVIASGDDVNVLVFDTEVYSNTGGQSSKASPTAAAAKFAASGKKIKKKDLGQMAMTYGYVYVAQIALGANMNQAIKAIAEAEAFDGPSIVIAYSPCISHGLKKGMGCSVNQEKDAVKSGYWHLFRFNPELKAEGKNPFIMDSKEPQGDFREFLLSEVRFASLKKTFPELAEDLFEKAAEDAEERYESYKRLESAYAPDEE, encoded by the coding sequence ATGGCTAAACAAATGAAGACAATGGATGGAAATACTGCTGCAGCTCATGTAGCTTATGCTTTTACAGACGTGGCAGCTATCTATCCGATTACACCTTCATCTCCGATGGCTGAATTAGTTGACTCATGGAGTGCTAATGGTCGTAAAAATATTTTCGACCAAGAAGTGAAGTTAACTGAAATGCAGTCAGAGGGAGGAGCAGCTGGTGCAGTACATGGTTCTTTGGTGGCTGGAGCATTGACAACTACTTTTACAGCTTCACAGGGTTTATTATTAATGCTGCCTAATATGTACAAAATTGCAGGGGAATTATTACCTGGAGTTTTCCATGTTAGTGCTCGTACTGTTGCAACTCATGCTCTTTCAATTTTTGGTGATCACTCTGATGTAATGGCTACTCGTCAAACAGGTGTTGCTATGATAGCTTCTGGTAGTGTTCAGGAAGTTATGGATTTAGCGGGTATTGCTCATTTAGCATCAATTAAATCAAGTGTTCCATTTATGCATTTCTTTGATGGTTTTAGAACCTCACACGAATATCAAAAGATAGAAGTTTTAGATTATGATGACCTAGCAGAACTAGTTGATTATGGTAAAGTTAGCGAATTTAGACATAGAGCTTTAAATCCTGAGCGTCCAGTAACAATGGGAACAGCTCAAAACTCCGATATTTTCTTCCAGGCACGTGAGGCAGCTAATGGTTTTTATGATGCAGTGCCAGATATCGTAGAAGAATATATGCAGGAAATTTCCGAAATAACAGGTAGAGAATACCACCCATTTAATTATGTAGGAGCAGAAGATGCTAAGTACATAATTGTAGCAATGGGTTCCGCAACTGATACTATTGAAGAAACAGTTAAGTATTTAGTTGATCAGGGAGAAAAGGTTGGTTTAATTAAAGTAAGATTATATCGTCCTTTCTCCGAAAAATACCTCATGAAGGCTCTTCCAGAAACTGCTGAGAAGATTGCTGTATTAGATAGAACTAAAGAACCTGGTGCAGTAGGGGAACCACTTTATGAAGATGTAAGATCATTATTTTATGATAAAGAAGAAAGACCAGTTGTAGTTGGTGGACGTTATGGTTTAAGTTCTAAAGACACTACTCCAACTCAAATTAAAGCTGTTTTTGATAATTTAAGAAAAGATGAGCCCAAAGATAACTTTACAATTGGAATTAAAGATGATGTTACTCATACTAATCTTGAACTTGAGGATCACATCAATACTTCTCCTGAAGGTACAGTTCGCTGTAAGTTCTGGGGTCTTGGTTCTGATGGTACTGTTGGGGCTAATAAAAATGCTATTAAGATTATTGGAGATAATACAGACAAATATGCTCAGGCATACTTCTCTTATGACTCCAAAAAATCTGGTGGTGTAACAGTATCTCACTTAAGATTTGGTGAGCAGCCAATCAAATCAACTTATCTAATTGATGAGGCTGATTATGTTGCTTGTCACAACGAATCTTATGTAGATAAATTTGATATGGTAGAAGATTTACATGATGGAGGAAGCTTTGTCCTTAACTGTACTTGGTCAGAAGCTGAGTTATCTGAAAAGCTGCCTGCAGAAATGAAGAAATATATCGCTGATCACGATATTAATTTCTATACCATTAATGCTGTTGATCTCGCTCAAGAAGTTGGCTTAGGCCAGAGAATAAATATGGTTATGCAGACAGCCTTCTTTAAAGTAGCAGATATTATCCCAGTCGATGAAGCAATTGAATATCTAAAAGAAGCTATTCAGAAATCTTACGGCCATAAAGGTGATAAGATTGTCGAAATGAATAATAAAGCTGTAGATAAAGCTTTAGATGCTCTAACTAAAATTGAAGTACCAGCAGACTGGTCAGATGCTGAAGCTGAAGCAGCAGCAGAAGAAAGTGAAGCAGATGTACCAGAATTTGTGAAAAATGTATTACAAGTTGTTAACGGCCAAAAAGGTGATGAGCTTCCTGTAAGTACTTTTGTTGGTCGTGAAGATGGCCACTTCCCTCCAGGTCTATCTCAATACGAAAAACGTGGAATTGCGATTAATGTACCTGATTGGAAAATTGATACTTGTATCCAATGTAACCAGTGTTCATTAGCTTGTCCTCACGCTGTAATTAGACCTTTCTTATTAAATGAAGAAGAGGCTGCTAATGCACCTGAAGGATTTGAAACTCTAGATGCTCGCGGTAAGCAGCTAGAAGGATTAGAGTATAAGATTCAGGTAAGCCCTTATGACTGTACAGGTTGTGGAGTTTGTGCTGAAGTTTGTCCTGTTGACGCATTAGAAATGACTTCTTTTGCAGAAATGGCAGAAAAAGAAGCAGACAACTGGGAATATGCTGTAAATGAAGTATCTGTTAAAGATGATTTAATGGATCCAGTTAATATCAAAGGTAGTCAGTTCCAAGAACCACTACTTGAGTTCCACGGTGCTTGTGCTGGTTGTGGAGAAACAGCTTATGCTAAGCTTGTAACTCAGTTATTTGGAGATAGAATGTTAATCGCTAATGCTACAGGTTGTTCTTCAATCTGGGGTGGATCTGCTCCTGTTTCTGTGTACTCTACTAATCCAGAAGGACACGGACCAGCTTGGGCTAACTCCTTATTTGAAGATAATGCTGAATTTGGTTATGGTATGTTATTAGCTAATCAGCAAATTAGAGCTAAAATTGCTGATCTAATGGAAACAGCAATTGAGCTTGATTTAGACTCAAAACTAACTGAATTGATGCAAGAAATGTTAGATAATTATAATGATGGCGAGAAAACTAAAGAAATCAAACAAAAAATGATGCCTTTACTCGCTAAATATAGTGATAATGAAGTAATTGCTGAAATCGTTGACCGCAAAGAATTTATTACTAAGAAATCTCAATGGATCTTTGGTGGAGACGGTTGGGCTTATGATATCGGTTATGGAGGTTTAGACCATGTTATCGCTTCTGGTGATGATGTAAATGTATTAGTCTTTGATACAGAAGTTTACTCTAATACTGGTGGTCAATCATCTAAAGCTAGTCCTACTGCTGCAGCTGCTAAATTTGCTGCTTCAGGTAAGAAAATCAAGAAAAAAGACTTAGGCCAAATGGCTATGACTTATGGTTATGTTTATGTGGCTCAGATTGCTTTAGGAGCAAACATGAATCAGGCTATTAAAGCTATAGCAGAAGCTGAAGCTTTTGATGGACCTTCGATTGTAATTGCTTATTCTCCTTGTATTTCACATGGACTTAAAAAAGGTATGGGATGTAGTGTTAACCAAGAGAAAGATGCTGTTAAATCAGGTTACTGGCACTTATTCCGTTTCAATCCAGAACTCAAGGCAGAAGGTAAAAATCCATTTATTATGGATTCAAAAGAGCCTCAAGGTGACTTTAGAGAGTTCTTATTAAGTGAGGTTCGTTTTGCTTCACTTAAGAAAACTTTCCCTGAACTTGCAGAGGATCTCTTTGAGAAAGCAGCAGAAGATGCTGAAGAACGTTATGAATCTTATAAAAGACTTGAATCAGCTTATGCTCCAGATGAAGAGTAG
- a CDS encoding DUF2330 domain-containing protein, whose product MKKGLSLILLLVIFLAPAVSADRGSIPFIQDIDIFEPNQDALIAWNGEEEILILSTKLYSSQPTKVLQVLPLPSEPEVKKSSRDILRRANELIFKNLFNELRLPVLRNSNPKVPAAEIKEEVVIGSHDILVLKVLNQNDFVDWVNNYLQEKGQKNPQIPLSLQKTINNYIKKGYNYFVFDTIEVGPEPKTNEAISYQFKSKELYYPLEITKSDHGQSEISLLILTNKNLVNYQGLAQNRIKTKNSALNLSPEQLDYISPVFVNFFSQNIESEVIEPQVKLLSWSIKDDLANFDQDLIVDHQIENLLKNQFNYKGRTYVDFKEVENYPFSTPEKLTTLSGQVEMRMGSRMFPWLAASIEGKVLFNAQTKKLISNFADQGQYHRVRGYYRPEAEIGMRDPIDSMPAMVKIKNVFYVTEIKGWKPYSGLALRSNGSISNTRTYLWLKED is encoded by the coding sequence TTGAAAAAGGGGCTTTCTCTTATCTTATTACTTGTCATTTTTTTGGCACCCGCTGTCAGCGCTGATCGAGGCTCAATTCCATTTATTCAAGATATTGACATTTTCGAACCTAATCAAGATGCTTTAATAGCTTGGAATGGCGAAGAAGAAATTCTTATTTTATCGACAAAATTATATTCCTCTCAACCGACCAAAGTTCTCCAAGTCTTACCTTTACCAAGTGAACCAGAAGTTAAAAAATCAAGTCGTGATATCTTGAGAAGAGCAAATGAACTAATTTTTAAAAATTTATTTAACGAGTTGAGACTACCAGTTTTAAGAAATTCAAATCCAAAAGTTCCAGCTGCTGAAATTAAAGAAGAAGTTGTAATCGGCTCACATGATATTTTAGTTCTAAAAGTTTTAAATCAAAATGATTTTGTTGATTGGGTAAATAATTATCTGCAGGAAAAAGGACAAAAAAATCCTCAAATACCTCTTTCACTCCAAAAAACAATTAATAATTACATTAAAAAAGGTTATAATTATTTTGTTTTTGATACAATTGAAGTTGGCCCTGAACCGAAAACAAATGAGGCTATTTCTTATCAATTTAAAAGCAAAGAATTATATTATCCCTTAGAAATCACAAAATCTGATCACGGCCAAAGCGAAATTAGTTTACTAATTTTAACAAATAAAAATTTAGTTAATTATCAAGGCTTAGCTCAAAATAGGATTAAAACTAAAAATTCTGCTCTTAACCTAAGTCCAGAGCAGTTGGATTATATTTCTCCTGTTTTTGTTAATTTCTTTAGCCAAAACATTGAATCGGAAGTGATTGAGCCGCAAGTAAAACTTTTAAGTTGGTCGATTAAAGATGATTTAGCAAACTTCGACCAGGATTTAATTGTTGATCATCAAATAGAAAATTTATTAAAAAATCAATTTAATTATAAAGGAAGAACTTATGTAGATTTTAAAGAAGTAGAAAACTATCCTTTTTCAACACCTGAAAAATTAACCACTTTAAGCGGCCAAGTTGAAATGAGAATGGGCAGCAGAATGTTCCCCTGGTTGGCTGCTTCTATTGAGGGTAAAGTATTATTTAATGCTCAAACTAAAAAGTTGATTTCCAATTTTGCTGATCAAGGTCAGTACCATAGAGTTAGAGGCTATTATCGACCAGAAGCCGAAATTGGAATGAGAGATCCCATAGACTCTATGCCGGCAATGGTTAAAATCAAAAATGT